One genomic region from Paroceanicella profunda encodes:
- a CDS encoding prephenate dehydratase codes for MNTTQGRIAFQGALGAYSHQACAEAFPEMEPLPCNTFEGAIAAVREGRAELAMLPVENSTYGRVADIHSLLPGSGLYIVGEHFVRVHICLLGVPGATIADVREAVSHTVLLGQCRSFLEGHDIARVTDSDTAGAAKHVAQDANPARAALASELAGSIYGLEVLARNIEDNSHNTTRFLVMSPRKIEAAPQEPDVITTFVFQVRNIPAALYKAMGGFATNGVNMTKLESYMVGGAFTATQFYADITGHPEEAHVRRALEELRYFTTNVAILGVYPASALRKEQAAG; via the coding sequence ATGAATACCACGCAGGGCCGCATCGCCTTCCAGGGCGCACTCGGAGCATATTCCCACCAGGCCTGCGCAGAGGCGTTTCCGGAGATGGAACCCTTGCCCTGCAACACGTTCGAGGGCGCCATCGCCGCGGTGCGCGAAGGCCGCGCCGAACTGGCGATGCTGCCGGTGGAGAACTCCACCTACGGCCGCGTGGCCGACATCCACTCGCTGCTGCCGGGCTCCGGCCTCTACATCGTGGGCGAACATTTCGTGCGCGTGCACATCTGCCTTCTCGGCGTGCCGGGCGCGACGATCGCGGACGTGCGCGAGGCGGTGAGCCACACGGTGCTGCTGGGCCAGTGCCGCAGCTTCCTCGAAGGCCATGACATCGCCCGGGTGACCGATTCCGACACGGCCGGTGCGGCCAAGCACGTCGCGCAGGACGCGAACCCGGCCCGCGCTGCGCTCGCCTCGGAGCTTGCCGGCTCGATCTACGGGCTCGAGGTGCTGGCCCGCAACATCGAGGACAACAGCCACAACACCACCCGCTTCCTGGTGATGTCGCCGCGCAAGATCGAGGCGGCGCCGCAGGAGCCGGACGTGATCACCACCTTCGTCTTCCAGGTGCGCAACATCCCCGCGGCGCTCTACAAGGCGATGGGCGGCTTCGCCACCAACGGCGTGAACATGACCAAGCTGGAAAGCTACATGGTGGGCGGCGCCTTCACCGCCACGCAGTTCTACGCCGACATCACCGGCCACCCGGAGGAGGCGCATGTGCGCCGCGCGCTGGAGGAACTGCGCTACTTCACCACCAACGTGGCGATCCTGGGCGTCTACCCCGCATCGGCGCTGCGCAAGGAACAGGCGGCGGGCTGA
- a CDS encoding c-type cytochrome — MNTMEITKIVAGLCASLLVFLGVRFFIADPLYFGSEHGEGEAAYVLEVAESSAPADEAEEVDYAALVAQADPANGEKQFSKCKSCHKLEEGANGVGPSLYHIVGRDMGSLPGFNYSSGMAEAEGEWTAEKIAHFLHKPKDFVPGTKMSFAGFRDYQDGADVAAYLAAQN; from the coding sequence ATGAACACGATGGAGATCACCAAGATCGTCGCCGGCCTCTGTGCCAGCCTGCTGGTCTTTCTGGGCGTGCGCTTCTTCATCGCCGATCCGTTGTACTTCGGCAGCGAGCACGGCGAGGGCGAAGCCGCCTATGTTCTTGAAGTGGCCGAATCCTCCGCCCCCGCCGACGAGGCCGAGGAGGTCGACTACGCAGCCCTCGTCGCCCAGGCCGACCCGGCCAACGGCGAGAAGCAGTTCAGCAAGTGCAAGTCCTGCCATAAGCTTGAGGAAGGCGCGAACGGCGTCGGCCCCTCGCTCTACCACATCGTGGGGCGCGACATGGGCAGCCTGCCCGGGTTCAACTACTCCTCGGGCATGGCCGAGGCCGAAGGGGAGTGGACGGCGGAGAAGATCGCCCATTTCCTCCACAAGCCGAAGGATTTCGTGCCCGGCACCAAGATGAGCTTCGCAGGTTTCCGCGACTACCAGGACGGCGCCGACGTGGCCGCCTACCTCGCCGCGCAGAACTGA
- a CDS encoding biotin/lipoate--protein ligase family protein has translation MEGALADDSPRLPEEEPAFPPLLRASAVPAGADPLARAVAAAVAGVEAGTVFWSGAEEALEAAVVFAPECPLREAMAMVPAVATGLAEALGALAPPEVGMTFSWPDGILVNGALCGVLRAEASTRAPETVPDWLVVAVTLQISPLSDQPGRTPGITALAEEGCGDIGRRALLEALGRHMLVWVHDWLEDGPRGLSAAWWGRMEGRATSAAHPVSRLRHAGAAVEGRVLGLDESFGLVLGTQAGSLALPLAAMLDHPRPWPDPEALA, from the coding sequence ATGGAAGGCGCGCTTGCCGACGACAGCCCGCGCCTGCCGGAGGAGGAGCCGGCCTTCCCGCCGCTGCTGCGCGCCAGCGCCGTGCCTGCCGGTGCCGATCCGCTGGCGCGGGCCGTCGCGGCCGCGGTGGCCGGGGTGGAGGCCGGAACTGTGTTCTGGTCCGGCGCGGAGGAGGCGCTGGAAGCCGCCGTGGTCTTCGCGCCGGAGTGCCCGCTGCGCGAGGCCATGGCGATGGTGCCCGCCGTGGCGACAGGGCTCGCCGAGGCGCTCGGCGCCCTCGCCCCGCCCGAGGTGGGCATGACCTTCTCCTGGCCCGACGGCATCCTGGTGAACGGGGCGCTCTGCGGCGTCCTGCGGGCCGAGGCCTCCACGCGTGCGCCCGAGACGGTGCCGGACTGGCTGGTGGTGGCCGTCACGCTGCAGATCTCGCCGCTGTCGGATCAGCCGGGCCGCACGCCCGGCATCACCGCGCTGGCCGAGGAGGGCTGCGGCGACATCGGCCGCCGCGCGCTGCTCGAGGCCCTGGGCCGGCACATGCTGGTCTGGGTGCATGACTGGCTGGAGGACGGCCCGCGCGGCCTCTCCGCCGCCTGGTGGGGCCGCATGGAGGGCCGCGCCACCTCCGCCGCCCACCCCGTCAGCCGCCTGCGCCACGCGGGCGCCGCGGTGGAGGGCCGGGTGCTGGGGCTGGACGAGAGCTTCGGCCTCGTGCTCGGCACGCAGGCGGGCAGCCTGGCGCTGCCGCTGGCCGCGATGCTCGACCACCCGCGCCCCTGGCCGGACCCGGAGGCCCTGGCATGA
- a CDS encoding DUF6505 family protein — protein sequence MKLARTLRLDESDLNVFARPAESDEWAIPGSFEFANWDESHLVGKARQAFANGWLGLESFGRSTFVAVARLEPAEREACVARLAAHFIEAWGAPSPEAARAVAEQEIAFMQELCEGHAPNTLLVIGREMSPDGVREAYRAIAPVDAELEAFAIHGSADPEPE from the coding sequence ATGAAGCTCGCCCGCACCCTGCGCCTCGACGAGTCCGATCTCAACGTCTTCGCCCGCCCGGCGGAGTCCGACGAATGGGCGATCCCCGGCAGTTTCGAATTCGCGAACTGGGACGAGAGCCACCTCGTGGGCAAGGCGCGCCAGGCCTTCGCGAACGGCTGGCTGGGGCTGGAGAGCTTCGGGCGCTCCACCTTCGTGGCCGTGGCGCGGCTCGAGCCCGCGGAGCGGGAGGCCTGCGTCGCCCGCCTGGCCGCGCATTTCATCGAGGCCTGGGGCGCGCCCTCGCCGGAGGCCGCCCGGGCCGTCGCCGAGCAGGAGATCGCCTTCATGCAGGAGCTCTGCGAGGGGCACGCGCCCAACACCCTTCTGGTGATCGGCCGCGAGATGTCCCCGGACGGGGTGCGCGAAGCCTACCGCGCCATCGCCCCGGTGGACGCGGAACTGGAAGCCTTCGCCATCCACGGCAGCGCCGACCCCGAGCCGGAGTGA
- a CDS encoding ABC transporter ATP-binding protein produces the protein MTLLSVRDLSVRFGDAAAVKAVSFDISPGETVALVGESGSGKSITALSTVALTPDSAALTGSIRYRDQEMVGASTALLRKVRGNDISFIFQEPMTSLNPLHTLRRQIGESLKLHQGLTGAAARARIVELLTQVGIRDPETRLEDYPHTLSGGQRQRVMIAMALANNPDLLIADEPTTALDVTIQAQILDLLREIQTARGMAMLFITHDLAIVRRIADRVCVMKDGEIVETGPVERIFSRPEHPYTRMLLAAEPSGGPDPVAPGAREILRAEHLKVWFPIRRGLLNRVVGHVKAVQDATLRVHAGETLGVVGESGSGKTTLALGLLRLVSSEGPVVFMGRDIQGLRNKALRPVRRDLQVVFQDPYGSLSPRMSVEQIVAEGLGVHGVEPGSDRRESVARILAEVGLDPAMMDRYPHEFSGGQRQRIAIARAMVLRPKLVVLDEPTSALDMTVQVQIVDLLRALQARHGLAYLFISHDLRVVRALSHQVMVMRQGEVVEAGPAQALFEAPQHAYTRTLLAAARAK, from the coding sequence ATGACCCTGCTTTCCGTTCGCGACCTCAGCGTGCGCTTCGGTGACGCCGCCGCGGTGAAGGCAGTGAGCTTCGACATCTCACCCGGCGAGACCGTGGCCCTCGTGGGCGAGAGCGGCTCCGGCAAGTCGATCACCGCGCTGTCCACCGTGGCGCTGACGCCCGACAGCGCGGCGCTCACCGGCTCGATCCGCTACCGCGACCAGGAGATGGTGGGCGCCTCCACGGCGCTGCTGCGCAAGGTGCGCGGCAATGACATCAGCTTCATCTTCCAGGAGCCGATGACCTCGCTCAACCCGCTGCACACCCTGCGCCGGCAGATCGGCGAGAGCCTGAAGCTGCACCAGGGCCTCACCGGGGCCGCGGCGCGGGCGCGCATCGTCGAGCTGCTCACCCAGGTCGGCATCCGCGACCCGGAGACCCGGCTGGAGGACTACCCCCACACGCTTTCTGGCGGGCAGCGCCAGCGGGTGATGATCGCCATGGCGCTCGCGAACAACCCCGACCTGCTGATCGCCGACGAGCCGACCACCGCGCTCGACGTCACCATCCAGGCCCAGATCCTCGACCTGCTGCGCGAGATCCAGACCGCGCGCGGCATGGCCATGCTGTTCATCACCCATGACCTCGCCATCGTGCGGCGCATCGCCGACCGGGTCTGCGTGATGAAGGACGGCGAGATCGTCGAGACCGGGCCGGTGGAGCGGATCTTCTCCCGCCCGGAGCACCCCTACACCCGGATGCTGCTGGCCGCCGAACCCTCCGGCGGGCCGGACCCGGTGGCCCCGGGCGCGCGCGAGATCCTGCGTGCCGAGCACCTGAAAGTGTGGTTCCCGATCCGGCGCGGGCTGCTCAACCGCGTGGTGGGCCACGTGAAGGCGGTGCAGGACGCCACGCTGCGCGTCCACGCCGGGGAGACGCTGGGCGTCGTGGGCGAGAGCGGGTCGGGCAAGACCACGCTGGCGCTGGGCCTGCTGCGGCTGGTGTCCTCCGAGGGGCCGGTGGTGTTCATGGGCCGCGACATCCAGGGGCTGCGCAACAAGGCGCTGCGCCCGGTGCGGCGCGACCTACAGGTGGTGTTCCAGGACCCCTACGGCTCACTCTCCCCGCGCATGTCCGTGGAGCAGATCGTGGCCGAGGGGCTGGGCGTGCACGGCGTGGAGCCGGGGTCGGACCGGCGCGAGAGCGTGGCGCGCATCCTGGCCGAGGTCGGGCTGGACCCCGCGATGATGGACCGCTACCCGCATGAGTTCTCCGGCGGCCAGCGCCAGCGCATCGCCATCGCGCGCGCCATGGTGCTGCGCCCGAAACTGGTGGTGCTGGACGAGCCCACCTCCGCGCTGGACATGACCGTGCAGGTGCAGATCGTGGACCTGCTGCGCGCGTTGCAGGCGCGCCACGGGCTGGCCTACCTGTTCATCAGCCACGACCTGCGCGTGGTCCGCGCGCTGAGCCACCAGGTGATGGTGATGCGCCAGGGCGAGGTGGTGGAAGCCGGGCCGGCACAGGCGCTGTTCGAGGCACCGCAGCACGCGTACACCCGCACCCTGCTGGCCGCCGCCCGCGCGAAATGA
- a CDS encoding extracellular solute-binding protein, translating to MSLVPRSAPWRAAFAAIAMFAAHPLPLGAETGADASDAVTISHGLSVFGDLKYPEGFPHFDYVNPDAPKGGLHSTWAFGTFDSLNPFILKGNSGQGLGLLFDSLMTGSADEPDSQYGLVASKVEYPADRSWVIFDMRPEATFSDGSPLTADDVVFTFETLRDKGTPSYAIQFQDFESVEALDPHKVKFTFRAGASTRDLPLTAGQMPILSRAYYDTHDFTESTMTPPLGSGPYAVERADPGRSITFERRDDYWAKDLPVNVGQNNFDEIRFEYYGDYTAAFEAFKGGGYNFREEYLSKLWAESYHFPAIDKGWVKTEVIPDATPSGTQGFWFNMRREKFRDPRVREALAMVFNFEWSNKALFYDQYKRTASFWENSELKAEGMPTQAELKLLEPLRADLPEAVFTEPAYVPPVSSTERIDRRVLRQAGKLLDAAGWTVRNGLRTNAKGEVLSLVFLNDSPSMERIITPYVDNLRQLGVDASLRSIDAAQEEQRRKSFDYDITSQRYVMSMSPGDELRQMFGSQSAETPGSANLTGLSNPAVDTLIADIVNARDRDELNTAVHALDRVLRAMHLWVPNWYKGSHTIAYLDVFGRPDPLPAYSMGELSLWWWDEARAAKLRAEGALR from the coding sequence ATGAGCCTTGTCCCCCGTTCCGCCCCTTGGCGTGCCGCCTTCGCCGCGATCGCGATGTTCGCAGCCCACCCCCTGCCGCTCGGGGCCGAAACCGGGGCCGATGCCTCAGATGCCGTCACCATCTCGCACGGGCTCTCGGTGTTCGGTGACCTGAAGTACCCCGAAGGCTTCCCCCATTTCGACTACGTGAACCCGGACGCCCCCAAGGGCGGCCTGCATTCCACCTGGGCCTTCGGCACGTTCGACAGTCTCAATCCGTTCATCCTGAAGGGCAATTCCGGCCAGGGCCTGGGCCTGCTCTTCGACAGTCTGATGACCGGCTCCGCCGATGAGCCCGACAGCCAGTACGGGCTCGTGGCCTCGAAGGTGGAATACCCCGCCGACCGCTCCTGGGTGATCTTCGACATGCGCCCGGAGGCGACGTTCTCCGACGGCTCGCCGCTCACCGCCGATGACGTGGTCTTCACCTTCGAGACCCTGCGTGACAAGGGCACCCCCTCCTACGCGATCCAGTTCCAGGATTTCGAGAGCGTCGAGGCGCTGGACCCCCACAAGGTGAAATTCACCTTCCGCGCCGGCGCCTCCACCCGCGACCTGCCGCTCACCGCAGGCCAGATGCCGATCCTCTCCAGGGCCTATTACGACACGCATGACTTCACCGAGTCGACCATGACCCCCCCGCTCGGCTCCGGCCCCTACGCCGTCGAGCGCGCCGATCCGGGCCGCTCCATCACCTTCGAGCGGCGCGACGATTACTGGGCGAAGGATCTCCCGGTGAACGTGGGCCAGAACAATTTCGACGAGATCCGCTTCGAGTATTACGGCGACTACACGGCCGCCTTCGAGGCCTTCAAGGGCGGCGGCTACAATTTCCGCGAGGAGTATCTCTCCAAGCTCTGGGCCGAATCCTACCACTTCCCCGCCATCGACAAGGGCTGGGTGAAGACCGAGGTGATCCCGGACGCCACGCCCTCCGGCACCCAGGGCTTCTGGTTCAACATGCGCCGCGAGAAGTTCCGGGACCCCCGGGTGCGCGAGGCGCTGGCCATGGTGTTCAACTTCGAATGGTCCAACAAGGCGTTGTTCTACGACCAGTACAAGCGCACCGCCTCCTTCTGGGAGAATTCCGAGCTGAAGGCGGAGGGCATGCCGACCCAGGCCGAGCTGAAGCTGCTGGAGCCGCTGCGCGCGGACCTGCCGGAAGCCGTGTTCACCGAGCCTGCCTACGTGCCGCCGGTCTCCTCCACCGAGCGCATCGACCGGCGGGTGCTGCGCCAGGCCGGCAAGCTGCTCGACGCGGCCGGCTGGACGGTGCGGAACGGCCTGCGCACCAATGCGAAGGGCGAGGTGCTGAGCCTGGTGTTCCTCAATGACAGCCCCTCGATGGAGCGCATCATCACGCCCTATGTCGACAACCTCCGGCAGCTCGGGGTGGACGCCTCCCTGCGCTCCATCGACGCCGCCCAGGAGGAGCAGCGCCGCAAGAGCTTCGACTACGACATCACCTCCCAGCGCTACGTGATGTCGATGTCTCCGGGCGACGAGCTGCGCCAGATGTTCGGCTCGCAGAGCGCGGAGACCCCCGGGTCGGCCAATCTCACCGGCCTGTCGAATCCGGCGGTGGACACGCTCATCGCCGACATCGTGAACGCGCGGGACCGCGACGAGCTGAATACCGCCGTTCACGCGCTCGACCGGGTGCTGCGCGCCATGCACCTGTGGGTGCCGAACTGGTACAAGGGCAGCCACACCATCGCCTATCTCGACGTCTTCGGCCGGCCGGACCCCCTGCCCGCCTATTCCATGGGCGAGCTGAGCCTGTGGTGGTGGGACGAGGCCAGGGCCGCGAAGCTCCGCGCCGAAGGCGCGCTGCGTTGA
- the nudC gene encoding NAD(+) diphosphatase, whose product MTTLESDITFGAERIDRAAHLRSEASGLLTHPDARTLAIWRGKPLMRLSPGPTLAWLPTDAAALAVARDAPVFLGLEDGAPRFSHDVSAWEDPEADAAGMAEFVDRTANAWPGLPEDHAFSDLRALMAELSPDDAGDAAMAKAVLGWHETHPFCARCGTRTEPAQGGWQRDCPSCGTHHFPRTDPVVIVLATRGDRVLLGRSPGWPEGMYSLLAGFVEPGETVEAACRREVFEEAGIRLGAVRILASQPWPFPASLMMGCAAEALGTDITVDPAEIEDARWVTRQEVMESFAGLSPWLRAARKGAIARTLLEAWAAGKV is encoded by the coding sequence ATGACGACCCTGGAATCCGACATCACCTTCGGTGCCGAACGCATCGACCGCGCCGCGCACCTGCGCTCCGAAGCCTCCGGCCTTCTCACCCACCCCGACGCCCGGACCCTGGCGATCTGGCGCGGCAAGCCGCTGATGCGCCTCAGCCCCGGCCCGACGCTGGCCTGGCTGCCCACCGATGCCGCGGCGCTGGCCGTTGCGCGGGATGCGCCGGTCTTCCTGGGGCTGGAGGACGGCGCCCCGCGCTTCAGCCATGACGTTTCGGCCTGGGAGGACCCGGAGGCCGACGCCGCCGGCATGGCCGAATTCGTCGACCGCACCGCAAACGCCTGGCCCGGCCTGCCCGAGGACCACGCCTTCTCCGACCTGCGCGCCCTGATGGCCGAACTCTCGCCCGATGACGCCGGCGACGCGGCCATGGCCAAGGCGGTGCTCGGCTGGCACGAGACCCACCCGTTCTGCGCGCGCTGCGGCACGCGCACCGAACCCGCCCAGGGCGGCTGGCAGCGCGACTGCCCGTCCTGCGGCACACACCACTTCCCGCGCACCGACCCGGTGGTGATCGTGCTCGCCACCCGGGGAGACCGGGTGCTGCTCGGGCGCTCGCCGGGCTGGCCGGAGGGGATGTACTCCCTCCTGGCGGGCTTCGTGGAGCCGGGCGAGACGGTGGAGGCCGCTTGCCGCCGCGAGGTGTTCGAGGAAGCGGGCATCCGCCTCGGCGCGGTGCGGATCCTGGCCAGCCAGCCCTGGCCCTTCCCGGCCTCGCTGATGATGGGCTGCGCGGCGGAGGCGCTGGGCACCGACATCACCGTCGACCCCGCCGAGATCGAGGACGCCCGCTGGGTCACCCGCCAGGAGGTGATGGAAAGCTTCGCCGGCCTCTCGCCCTGGCTGCGCGCCGCCCGCAAGGGCGCCATCGCGCGCACCCTGCTGGAGGCCTGGGCCGCCGGGAAGGTGTGA
- a CDS encoding microcin C ABC transporter permease YejB produces MGAYILRRLLLMIPTLLGIMIINFVLVQFVPGGPVEQVLAQINEGPGAGMERLSGGGQEVTSGGSGDYQGGKGLPPDFVENLKKQFGLDKPPLERFLIMLKSYVTFDFGESYFRSISVVDLVLEKMPVSITLGLWSTLIAYMISIPLGIAKAVRDDTAFDTWTSAVIVIGYAIPAFLFAILLMVLFAGGSYWQWFPLRGIVSENWHQLGWWDRIVDYFWHITLPVAALTIAAFAQLTLLTKNSFLDQIRMQYVMTARAKGLTERRVLYGHVFRNAMLIVISGFPGLFISVFFGGSLIIEYIFSLDGLGRLGFESAMQRDYPVVFATLYVFGLMGLFVQLLTDLTYMLIDPRIDFASRET; encoded by the coding sequence ATGGGAGCCTACATCCTGCGGCGTCTGCTGCTGATGATCCCGACCCTGCTGGGCATCATGATCATCAACTTCGTGCTGGTGCAGTTCGTGCCCGGCGGCCCGGTGGAACAGGTGCTCGCCCAGATCAACGAGGGGCCCGGGGCGGGCATGGAGCGGCTCTCGGGCGGCGGCCAGGAGGTCACCTCCGGCGGATCGGGAGACTACCAGGGCGGCAAGGGCCTGCCGCCGGATTTCGTGGAGAACCTCAAGAAGCAGTTCGGCCTCGACAAGCCGCCGCTCGAGCGCTTCCTGATCATGCTCAAGAGCTACGTGACCTTCGACTTCGGCGAGAGCTACTTCCGCTCCATCTCCGTGGTGGACCTGGTGCTGGAAAAGATGCCGGTGTCGATCACGCTCGGGCTCTGGTCCACGCTCATCGCCTACATGATCTCGATTCCGCTGGGGATCGCGAAGGCGGTGCGTGACGATACCGCCTTCGACACCTGGACCTCCGCAGTCATCGTGATCGGCTATGCCATTCCGGCCTTCCTCTTCGCCATCCTGCTGATGGTGCTCTTCGCAGGCGGCTCCTACTGGCAGTGGTTCCCGCTGCGCGGCATCGTGTCGGAGAACTGGCATCAGCTCGGCTGGTGGGACCGGATCGTGGATTATTTCTGGCACATCACCCTGCCGGTGGCGGCGCTGACCATCGCCGCCTTCGCCCAGCTCACCCTGCTCACGAAGAACTCCTTCCTCGACCAGATCCGCATGCAATACGTGATGACCGCCCGCGCCAAGGGCCTCACCGAGCGCCGGGTGCTCTACGGCCACGTGTTCCGCAACGCGATGCTCATCGTGATCTCCGGCTTCCCCGGCCTGTTCATCTCGGTGTTCTTCGGCGGCTCGCTCATCATCGAGTACATCTTCTCGCTCGACGGGCTGGGCCGGCTGGGCTTCGAGAGCGCGATGCAGCGGGATTACCCGGTGGTCTTCGCCACGCTCTACGTCTTCGGCCTGATGGGGCTCTTCGTGCAGTTGCTGACCGACCTCACCTACATGCTGATCGATCCGCGCATCGACTTCGCCAGCCGGGAGACCTGA
- a CDS encoding ABC transporter permease, translating to MPRLNPLQRRRLAAFRSNRRAFWSLIVFSVLFVLALFAEFLANDRPLLVSYRGEWMTPVFTFHPETAFGGDFATEAQYTDPVVQCLIVSGGLESCFDDPEGVKAQAGTGTVDGAAVERGWILWPLIPYSFDTVNYDVDRAPSPPDAHHWLGTDDQARDVVARVIYGFRISILFALVVGVVSSAIGIVAGAAQGYFGGWVDLVFQRLVEIWGNTPSLYILIILSAMFTMTFWLLTLLIAFFSWTALVGVVRAEFLRARNFEYVRAARALGVRDWTIMFRHVLPNAMVATLTLLPFIITGAIGGLATLDYLGLGLSAAYPSLGELTLQGKNNLQAPWLGFTAFFTFAIMLSLLVFIFEGVRDAFDPRKTLK from the coding sequence ATGCCGCGGCTGAACCCCCTGCAGCGCCGGCGGCTGGCGGCCTTCCGCTCCAACCGCCGGGCGTTCTGGTCCCTCATCGTGTTCTCGGTGCTCTTCGTGCTGGCGCTCTTCGCCGAGTTCCTGGCCAATGACCGGCCGCTGCTGGTCTCCTACCGCGGGGAGTGGATGACCCCGGTGTTCACCTTCCACCCGGAGACCGCCTTCGGCGGAGATTTCGCCACCGAGGCGCAATACACAGACCCGGTGGTGCAGTGCCTCATCGTCTCCGGCGGGCTGGAGTCCTGCTTCGACGACCCCGAGGGCGTGAAGGCCCAGGCCGGGACCGGCACCGTCGACGGCGCGGCGGTGGAGCGCGGCTGGATCCTCTGGCCCCTCATCCCCTACAGCTTCGACACGGTGAACTACGATGTGGACCGCGCGCCCTCGCCGCCGGACGCGCACCACTGGCTGGGCACCGATGACCAGGCGCGCGACGTGGTCGCCCGGGTGATCTACGGCTTCCGCATCTCCATCCTCTTCGCGCTGGTGGTGGGCGTCGTCTCCTCGGCGATCGGCATCGTGGCGGGCGCCGCGCAGGGGTATTTCGGCGGCTGGGTGGACCTGGTGTTCCAGCGCCTGGTGGAGATCTGGGGCAACACGCCGAGCCTCTACATCCTGATCATCCTCTCGGCGATGTTCACCATGACCTTCTGGCTGCTCACCCTGCTGATCGCCTTCTTCAGCTGGACGGCGCTGGTGGGCGTGGTGCGCGCCGAGTTCCTGCGCGCGCGCAACTTCGAATACGTGCGCGCCGCCCGGGCGCTGGGGGTGCGGGACTGGACGATCATGTTCCGCCACGTGCTGCCGAACGCCATGGTCGCCACGCTCACCCTGCTGCCCTTCATCATCACCGGGGCGATCGGCGGTCTGGCCACGCTCGACTATCTCGGGCTGGGGCTCTCGGCCGCCTACCCCTCGCTGGGAGAGCTGACCCTGCAGGGCAAGAACAACCTGCAGGCGCCCTGGCTGGGCTTCACCGCCTTCTTCACCTTCGCCATCATGCTCTCGCTGCTCGTGTTCATCTTCGAGGGCGTGCGCGATGCCTTCGACCCCCGGAAGACCCTGAAATGA
- a CDS encoding NAD(P)/FAD-dependent oxidoreductase encodes MKSMSRRALVVGAGINGLCTARALVHRGWEVKLLEAGPLPNPHAASHDFHRLIRPHYADHPVYASRFGAALAAWEEVWRDLGATHYVPRGMVALSRAPGDWSERAGISLAAHGIAHSVLPAEELASRFPHLETEGVRSALWTGQGGALLADRILAGLAEWLAGRGVRLHPHTPVTGVDAAAGRVETPRGSFSADLVVLATGVTLPDISPVPVPGAEPRRCTVVYADIPPDLLPLWEDAPCWIDLGDGDDLWGMPPMLGLPAKFGCGLDTRAGDPAREREASDADTDRILSHYLGRMKGAERFIPRATVANFYLMAEEERFFLRQQGRVISLSADSGHGFKFGALTGEDVARAIEDDRVEETARLLAAL; translated from the coding sequence ATGAAGTCCATGTCACGTCGGGCGCTGGTCGTGGGAGCGGGCATCAACGGGCTGTGCACCGCGAGGGCCCTGGTCCACCGGGGGTGGGAGGTGAAGCTGCTCGAGGCCGGGCCGCTGCCCAACCCGCATGCCGCCTCCCATGACTTCCACCGCCTGATCCGGCCGCATTACGCCGACCACCCGGTCTACGCCAGCCGCTTCGGCGCGGCGCTGGCGGCCTGGGAGGAGGTGTGGCGCGATCTCGGCGCCACCCATTACGTGCCCCGCGGCATGGTGGCGCTCAGCCGCGCGCCGGGCGACTGGTCGGAGCGCGCCGGCATCAGCCTGGCCGCGCATGGCATCGCCCACAGCGTGCTGCCGGCGGAGGAGCTCGCCTCCCGCTTCCCGCACCTGGAGACGGAGGGCGTGCGCTCCGCGCTCTGGACCGGGCAGGGCGGCGCGCTGCTGGCGGACCGGATCCTCGCGGGGCTGGCGGAGTGGCTGGCCGGCCGCGGGGTGCGCCTGCACCCCCACACGCCGGTGACCGGGGTGGACGCCGCCGCCGGCCGGGTGGAGACGCCGCGCGGCTCCTTCTCCGCCGACCTCGTGGTGCTGGCAACCGGCGTCACCCTGCCGGACATCTCGCCCGTGCCGGTGCCCGGCGCCGAGCCGCGGCGCTGCACGGTCGTCTACGCCGACATCCCCCCCGACCTGCTGCCTCTGTGGGAGGACGCGCCCTGCTGGATCGACCTCGGGGATGGCGACGACCTCTGGGGCATGCCGCCCATGCTGGGCCTGCCGGCGAAATTCGGCTGCGGGCTGGACACCCGCGCCGGCGACCCGGCGCGCGAGCGCGAGGCCTCGGACGCGGACACGGACCGTATCCTCTCGCATTACCTCGGCCGGATGAAGGGCGCGGAACGGTTCATCCCGCGCGCCACCGTGGCGAATTTCTACCTCATGGCGGAGGAGGAGCGCTTCTTCCTGCGCCAGCAGGGCAGGGTGATCAGCCTCTCCGCCGATTCGGGCCACGGCTTCAAGTTCGGCGCGCTCACCGGAGAGGACGTGGCCCGCGCCATCGAGGATGACCGGGTGGAGGAAACCGCGCGGCTGCTTGCCGCGCTGTGA